The following are encoded together in the Streptomyces sp. NBC_01465 genome:
- a CDS encoding tRNA (adenine-N1)-methyltransferase gives MSEPTGAARRRGPFKIGDQVQLTDPKGRHHTFTLEAGKNFHTHKGSFPHDELIGAPEGSVVRTTGNVAYLALRPLLPDFVLSMPRGAAVVYPKDAGQIIAFADIFPGARVVEAGVGSGSLSSFILRAVGDQGMLHSYERREDFAEIATQNVERYFGGPHPAWQLTVGDLQDNLSDTDVDRVVLDMLAPWECLDAVSKALVPGGILCCYVATTTQLSRTVESIREIGCFAEPQPWESMIRNWHVEGLAVRPDHRMIGHTGFLVTARRLADGVEPPMRRRRPSKGAYGDDYTGPGSESGSAARETPQG, from the coding sequence ATGTCCGAACCGACCGGTGCCGCCCGCCGACGTGGGCCCTTCAAAATCGGGGACCAGGTCCAGCTCACCGACCCCAAGGGACGCCACCACACCTTCACGCTCGAAGCAGGAAAGAACTTCCACACCCACAAGGGTTCTTTCCCGCACGACGAGCTGATCGGTGCCCCCGAGGGCAGTGTTGTCCGTACCACGGGAAACGTCGCCTACCTCGCGCTGCGCCCCCTGCTCCCCGACTTCGTCCTCTCCATGCCCCGCGGCGCCGCCGTGGTCTACCCCAAGGACGCGGGGCAGATCATCGCCTTCGCCGACATCTTCCCCGGCGCACGCGTCGTCGAAGCGGGCGTGGGCTCCGGCTCGCTCAGCAGCTTCATTCTGCGCGCAGTCGGCGACCAGGGCATGCTGCACTCCTACGAGCGCCGCGAGGACTTCGCGGAGATCGCCACCCAGAACGTCGAGCGCTACTTCGGGGGCCCGCACCCCGCCTGGCAGCTCACCGTCGGCGACCTCCAGGACAACCTCTCCGACACCGACGTCGACCGCGTCGTCCTGGACATGCTCGCCCCCTGGGAGTGCCTGGACGCCGTCTCCAAGGCGCTCGTCCCCGGCGGCATCCTCTGCTGCTACGTGGCCACCACCACCCAGCTCTCGCGCACCGTCGAGTCCATCCGGGAGATCGGCTGCTTCGCCGAACCCCAGCCCTGGGAATCGATGATCCGCAACTGGCACGTGGAAGGACTCGCCGTCCGCCCCGACCACCGGATGATCGGCCACACCGGCTTCCTCGTCACCGCCCGCCGCCTCGCGGACGGCGTCGAGCCGCCCATGCGCCGCCGCCGCCCCTCCAAGGGCGCGTACGGCGACGACTACACCGGCCCCGGCAGCGAGAGCGGCTCGGCCGCCCGCGAGACGCCCCAGGGCTGA
- a CDS encoding site-2 protease family protein: MDESGDSGRPQSGKSGTGEENPGGKPRRRDDPGGGILMGRPFGVPVYVAPSWFLVAALITWVFGGQLDRVLPELGGTRYLVSLFFAVAFYASVLVHELAHTVAALRFKLPVRRIQLQFFGGVSEIEKESDTPGREFVLAFVGPLLSLVLSGLFYLGMQAVEPGTVPGVLLAGLMISNLIVAAFNLLPGLPLDGGRMLRAVVWKITGNPMSGTVAAAWFGRALAVTVLIGLPLLTHTGALGNDSADIGGMTTVTDALLAAILAAIIWTGAGNSLRMARLREHLPELQARALTRRAVPVETNTPLSEALRRANEAGARALVIVDGQGDPKALVREAAIVGVPEHRRPWVAVSGLAQDLTEGMKVPAELAGEALLDTLRAHPATEYLVIEENGSIYGVLSTADVERAFVAAMARPGS; this comes from the coding sequence GTGGACGAGAGCGGCGACAGCGGGCGTCCGCAGTCCGGCAAGTCCGGTACCGGGGAAGAGAATCCGGGCGGCAAACCGCGACGCCGCGACGATCCCGGCGGCGGCATCCTCATGGGCCGCCCCTTCGGCGTCCCCGTCTACGTCGCGCCCAGCTGGTTCCTGGTGGCCGCGCTGATCACCTGGGTCTTCGGCGGCCAGCTCGACCGCGTCCTGCCGGAACTCGGCGGCACCCGCTACCTCGTCTCCCTCTTCTTCGCCGTCGCCTTCTACGCCTCCGTGCTCGTCCACGAGCTCGCGCACACCGTCGCCGCCCTGCGCTTCAAGCTCCCCGTACGCCGCATCCAGCTGCAGTTCTTCGGCGGAGTCTCCGAGATCGAGAAGGAGTCCGACACCCCCGGCCGGGAATTCGTCCTCGCCTTCGTCGGCCCGCTCCTCTCCCTCGTCCTCTCCGGGCTCTTCTACCTCGGCATGCAGGCCGTCGAGCCAGGCACCGTCCCCGGAGTGCTCCTCGCCGGCCTGATGATCTCCAACCTCATCGTGGCGGCCTTCAACCTGCTGCCTGGCCTGCCGCTGGACGGCGGCCGGATGCTCCGCGCCGTCGTCTGGAAGATCACCGGCAACCCGATGAGCGGCACCGTCGCCGCCGCCTGGTTCGGCCGGGCCCTCGCCGTCACCGTCCTCATCGGCCTCCCCCTGCTCACCCACACCGGCGCCCTCGGCAACGACAGCGCGGACATCGGCGGGATGACCACCGTCACCGACGCACTGCTCGCCGCGATCCTCGCCGCGATCATCTGGACCGGGGCGGGCAACAGCCTGCGCATGGCACGGCTGCGCGAACACCTCCCCGAACTCCAGGCCCGCGCCCTCACCCGGCGCGCGGTCCCCGTGGAGACGAACACCCCGCTCTCCGAGGCGCTGCGCCGCGCCAACGAGGCAGGCGCCCGCGCCCTCGTGATCGTCGACGGACAGGGCGACCCCAAGGCCCTGGTCAGGGAGGCGGCCATCGTCGGCGTACCCGAGCACCGCCGCCCCTGGGTCGCCGTCAGCGGCCTGGCCCAGGACCTCACCGAAGGCATGAAGGTCCCGGCCGAACTGGCCGGCGAGGCGCTCCTCGACACCCTGCGCGCCCACCCCGCCACCGAGTACCTCGTGATCGAGGAGAACGGCTCGATCTACGGCGTCCTCTCCACCGCCGACGTCGAACGCGCATTCGTCGCAGCCATGGCGCGACCCGGCTCATAG
- a CDS encoding RecB family exonuclease, which translates to MVCGRLSVAGRRVFVMTTAQPPSSLSPSRASDFMQCPLLYRFRVIDKLPEKPSAAATRGTLVHAVLERLFDNPAAERTAVRAKGLVPGQWERLLESKPELAGLFDGTSEDAAGADLATWLREAEQLVERWFTLEDPTRLEPAERELFVETELDSGLRLRGIIDRVDVAPTGEVRIVDYKTGKAPRPEYAEGALFQMKFYALVVWRLKGIVPRRLQLVYLGNGEVLTYDPVEADLERVERKLHALWEAIREATATGEWPTRKTKLCGWCDHQAVCPEFGGTPPVYPLTVRPVESA; encoded by the coding sequence ATGGTATGCGGACGACTGTCAGTGGCGGGCCGTAGGGTCTTCGTCATGACTACCGCTCAACCGCCCTCCTCACTCTCTCCTTCCCGGGCGAGCGACTTCATGCAGTGTCCGCTGCTGTACAGGTTCCGGGTGATCGACAAGCTGCCCGAGAAGCCGAGTGCGGCGGCGACGCGCGGCACGCTGGTGCACGCGGTGCTGGAGAGGCTCTTCGACAATCCGGCCGCGGAGCGGACGGCGGTGCGCGCGAAGGGGCTCGTCCCCGGTCAGTGGGAGCGGCTGCTGGAGTCCAAGCCGGAGCTGGCCGGGCTGTTCGACGGGACGTCCGAGGACGCCGCGGGCGCGGATCTGGCCACCTGGCTGCGGGAGGCCGAGCAGCTTGTCGAGCGGTGGTTCACGCTGGAGGACCCGACGCGTCTGGAGCCGGCCGAGCGCGAGCTGTTCGTGGAGACCGAGCTGGATTCGGGGCTGCGGCTGCGCGGCATCATCGACCGGGTCGATGTGGCGCCGACCGGTGAGGTGCGGATCGTCGACTACAAGACGGGGAAGGCCCCGCGCCCGGAGTATGCGGAGGGTGCGCTCTTCCAGATGAAGTTCTACGCCCTGGTGGTGTGGCGGCTGAAGGGCATCGTGCCGCGGCGGCTGCAGCTGGTGTATCTGGGCAATGGCGAGGTGCTGACGTACGACCCGGTCGAGGCCGATCTCGAGCGGGTGGAGCGCAAACTGCACGCGCTGTGGGAGGCGATCAGGGAGGCCACCGCGACGGGTGAGTGGCCCACCCGGAAGACGAAGCTGTGCGGCTGGTGCGACCACCAGGCGGTGTGTCCGGAATTCGGGGGTACGCCGCCGGTCTATCCGCTCACCGTGCGCCCCGTGGAGTCGGCGTAG
- a CDS encoding response regulator transcription factor has product MAIRVLLVDDQPLLRTGFRMILEAEQDIAVVGEAGDGLQALDQVRALQPDVVLMDIRMPRMDGVEATRQITGPGRDGPAKVLVLTTFDLDEYVVEALRAGASGFLLKDAPAVELVQAIRVVASGEAMLAPSITRRLLDKYAGHLPSGEEPVPDTLHTLTEREVEVLKLVARGLSNAEIAADLFVSETTVKTHVGHVLTKLGLRDRVQAAVYAYESGLVRPGAQ; this is encoded by the coding sequence GTGGCGATCCGCGTCCTACTGGTCGACGACCAGCCGCTGCTGCGCACCGGCTTCCGGATGATCCTGGAGGCCGAGCAGGACATCGCGGTGGTCGGCGAGGCCGGGGACGGCCTCCAGGCTCTTGACCAGGTGCGGGCGCTGCAGCCCGATGTGGTCCTGATGGACATCCGGATGCCTCGGATGGACGGGGTCGAGGCGACCCGGCAGATCACGGGCCCGGGCCGGGACGGCCCCGCCAAGGTGCTGGTGCTGACGACGTTCGATCTCGACGAGTACGTGGTGGAGGCGCTGCGCGCCGGCGCGAGCGGCTTCCTGCTCAAGGACGCGCCGGCCGTCGAGCTGGTCCAGGCGATCCGGGTGGTCGCCTCGGGCGAGGCGATGCTGGCGCCGAGCATCACGCGCCGGCTGCTCGACAAGTACGCGGGTCATCTGCCGTCCGGCGAGGAGCCGGTTCCCGACACCCTGCACACGCTGACCGAGCGCGAGGTCGAGGTGCTGAAGCTGGTGGCGCGCGGCCTGTCCAATGCGGAGATCGCCGCTGATCTGTTCGTCAGCGAGACCACGGTCAAGACGCATGTGGGCCATGTGCTGACGAAGTTGGGGCTGCGCGACCGGGTGCAGGCCGCGGTGTACGCGTACGAGAGCGGGCTGGTCCGTCCCGGCGCCCAGTAA
- a CDS encoding ABC transporter substrate-binding protein, whose protein sequence is MRIRNQWLSAPLAAGLAAGLLTGCGSGSGGSGGSGQPIVMGMSDEIQSTDPAAGYDPGSWLLFNNVFQSLMSFPKGSATPQPEAAEECAFDKGGSTTYRCTLRDGLKFSNGDSLTSEDVKYSFDRVAKIKDDAGPMPLLTTIDKIETPDEKTVVFRLNTPDATFPSKIASGAGSIVDHREYPFDKLRKDGKAVGSGVYKLDSYSKSKAVFSVNSKYKGTATAKNTGMTMELFNGDQKALGAALKDGDIDLAYRGLTAKDMESLQESAATGDDGIQIVEGTSAEVQHLVFNLKDPVVGNLAVRKAMAYLVDRNALVTDVYRSTAEPLYSIVPAGIAAHNTAFFDTYGGSPQPALAKQALHAAGIHSKVKLTLWSTPSRYGPATDEEFAAIAKQLNASGLFEATMKSVPFDQYEEDIKAGKYGVYVKGWVPDYPDPDNFTSPFFGKGNVLVNNYTNATITDEIIPSTSAAADRATTSSEFGKLQEIVAEQLPILPLWQGKQYAVARDNIQGLEWTLDASTVFRFWEIAKS, encoded by the coding sequence GTGAGGATACGTAACCAATGGCTGTCGGCCCCGCTCGCCGCGGGGCTGGCGGCCGGCCTGCTCACCGGCTGCGGCAGCGGCTCGGGCGGCTCCGGCGGCTCGGGCCAGCCGATCGTCATGGGTATGTCCGACGAGATCCAGTCCACGGACCCGGCGGCGGGCTACGACCCGGGATCCTGGCTGCTGTTCAACAACGTCTTCCAGTCCCTGATGAGCTTCCCCAAGGGCAGCGCCACGCCCCAGCCCGAAGCCGCCGAGGAATGCGCCTTCGACAAGGGCGGATCGACGACGTACCGCTGCACCCTGCGCGACGGACTGAAGTTCAGCAACGGCGACAGCCTCACCTCGGAGGACGTCAAGTACTCCTTCGACCGGGTGGCGAAGATCAAGGACGACGCCGGCCCGATGCCGCTCCTCACCACGATCGACAAGATCGAGACACCGGACGAGAAGACCGTCGTCTTCCGCCTCAACACCCCCGACGCCACCTTCCCCAGCAAGATCGCCTCGGGTGCCGGCTCGATCGTCGACCACCGCGAGTACCCGTTCGACAAGCTGCGCAAGGACGGCAAGGCGGTCGGCTCGGGCGTCTACAAGCTGGACTCGTACTCCAAGTCCAAGGCCGTCTTCTCGGTCAACTCGAAGTACAAGGGCACCGCCACCGCCAAGAACACCGGCATGACGATGGAGCTCTTCAACGGCGACCAGAAGGCGCTGGGCGCCGCGCTCAAGGACGGCGATATCGACCTCGCCTACCGAGGTCTCACCGCCAAGGACATGGAGAGCCTCCAGGAGTCCGCCGCCACCGGCGACGACGGCATCCAGATCGTCGAAGGCACCAGCGCCGAGGTCCAGCACCTGGTCTTCAACCTGAAGGACCCGGTCGTCGGCAATCTGGCCGTCCGCAAGGCGATGGCGTACCTCGTCGACCGCAACGCCCTGGTCACGGACGTCTACCGGTCCACCGCCGAGCCGCTCTACTCGATCGTCCCCGCCGGAATCGCCGCCCACAACACGGCCTTCTTCGACACCTACGGCGGCAGCCCGCAGCCCGCACTCGCCAAGCAGGCACTGCACGCAGCGGGCATCCACAGCAAGGTGAAGCTGACGCTCTGGTCCACGCCCAGCCGCTACGGACCCGCCACCGACGAAGAGTTCGCGGCCATCGCCAAGCAGCTCAACGCCAGCGGTCTCTTCGAGGCGACGATGAAGTCGGTCCCCTTCGACCAGTACGAGGAGGACATCAAGGCCGGCAAGTACGGCGTGTACGTGAAGGGATGGGTCCCCGACTATCCGGACCCCGACAACTTCACGTCGCCGTTCTTCGGCAAGGGCAACGTGCTGGTCAACAACTACACCAACGCGACCATCACGGACGAGATCATCCCGTCGACCTCCGCCGCGGCCGACCGGGCCACGACCTCCTCGGAGTTCGGCAAGCTCCAGGAGATCGTCGCCGAGCAGCTGCCGATCCTCCCGCTCTGGCAGGGCAAGCAGTACGCCGTGGCCCGCGACAACATCCAGGGTCTCGAATGGACCCTGGACGCCTCGACGGTCTTCCGCTTCTGGGAGATCGCCAAGAGCTGA
- a CDS encoding ABC transporter substrate-binding protein, which yields MNRKTLALSAAAGLLAPVLAGCGGSGSGSDGDAIVVGTTDAYVATKDAPAPFDPAFAYDASAWNILRQTVQTLVHVPRGGGVPVPDAASDCHFTDHENESYRCTLRSGLKFANGKAITSADVKYSIDRVRNINDEAGPVSLLENIDTIELAGDEEIVFHLKTPDATFPYKLSTPAAGIVDRDTYAPKKLRDGLKVDGSGPYTLKTETKGDEVVKAVFTKNPNYKGDLKIENDKVEIHPFADSAAMGKALSDGDIDMMTRTMSPEQIQQMSASPKEGINLVEIPGLEIRYLAFNTNDPSVRNKAVRQAMAQVVDRGRLASEVYGATAEPLYSLIPTSISGHSNSFFNKYGDPSTPKAAAILRTAGIHTPVKLALHYTTDHYGSGTAKEFKVLGEQLNASGLFDVTVQGTKWSEYRPAQKKNEYAVYGLGWFPDFPDPDNYIAPFLDKGNFLNTPYVNTAIRTTYIPDSRRATDRNAASKTFEKVQDIVANDVPVLPIWQGKQYIAARDDITGVEWAVNSSSDLQLWELGRGVS from the coding sequence ATGAACCGCAAGACCTTGGCCCTGTCGGCCGCCGCGGGCCTGCTGGCCCCCGTGCTCGCAGGCTGCGGGGGATCGGGCAGCGGCAGCGACGGCGACGCCATCGTCGTGGGCACCACGGATGCGTACGTCGCCACCAAGGACGCCCCCGCCCCCTTCGACCCCGCCTTCGCCTACGACGCGAGCGCCTGGAACATCCTGCGCCAGACCGTGCAGACCCTGGTCCACGTTCCGCGCGGCGGCGGAGTGCCGGTGCCGGACGCGGCCAGCGACTGCCACTTCACCGACCATGAGAACGAGAGCTACCGCTGCACCCTGCGCAGCGGGCTGAAGTTCGCCAACGGCAAGGCCATCACCTCGGCCGACGTGAAGTACTCCATCGACCGGGTGCGGAACATCAACGACGAGGCCGGGCCCGTCTCCCTGCTGGAGAACATCGACACGATCGAGCTCGCCGGCGACGAGGAAATCGTCTTCCACCTCAAGACGCCCGACGCCACGTTCCCGTACAAGCTCTCCACACCCGCCGCGGGCATCGTCGACCGGGACACCTACGCCCCGAAGAAGCTGCGCGACGGCCTGAAGGTCGACGGTTCGGGTCCGTACACCCTGAAGACCGAGACCAAGGGCGACGAGGTCGTCAAGGCGGTCTTCACCAAGAACCCCAACTACAAGGGCGACTTGAAGATCGAGAACGACAAGGTGGAGATCCACCCGTTCGCCGACTCCGCCGCGATGGGCAAGGCCCTGTCGGACGGCGACATCGACATGATGACGCGCACCATGTCGCCCGAGCAGATCCAGCAGATGTCCGCCTCCCCGAAGGAGGGCATCAACCTCGTCGAGATCCCCGGTCTCGAGATCCGCTACCTGGCCTTCAACACCAACGACCCCTCGGTGCGCAACAAGGCGGTCCGTCAGGCGATGGCCCAGGTCGTCGACCGCGGCCGGCTCGCCAGCGAGGTGTACGGGGCGACGGCCGAGCCGCTGTACTCCCTCATCCCCACCAGCATCTCCGGACACAGCAACTCCTTCTTCAACAAATACGGCGACCCGAGCACGCCCAAGGCCGCCGCGATCCTGCGCACGGCCGGGATCCACACCCCGGTGAAGCTGGCGCTGCACTACACGACCGACCACTACGGTTCGGGCACCGCCAAGGAGTTCAAGGTGCTGGGGGAGCAGCTGAACGCCTCCGGTCTCTTCGACGTCACCGTGCAGGGCACCAAGTGGTCGGAGTACCGCCCGGCGCAGAAGAAGAACGAGTACGCGGTCTACGGCCTGGGCTGGTTCCCCGACTTCCCGGACCCGGACAACTACATCGCGCCGTTCCTCGACAAGGGGAACTTCCTCAACACCCCTTACGTGAACACCGCGATCCGCACCACCTACATCCCCGACTCGCGGAGGGCCACCGACCGCAACGCGGCGTCGAAGACCTTCGAGAAGGTCCAGGACATCGTGGCCAACGACGTGCCGGTCCTGCCGATCTGGCAGGGCAAGCAGTACATCGCCGCACGTGACGACATCACCGGCGTGGAATGGGCGGTCAACTCCTCGTCCGATCTCCAGCTCTGGGAGCTCGGCCGCGGAGTCAGCTGA
- a CDS encoding HAD family hydrolase, with translation MTSTVPAPSTRTAEGSALQAVLLDMDGTLVDTEGFWWDAEVAVFADLGHRLDPTWKHIVVGGPMTRSAGYLIEATGADITLPELSVLLNDKFEERIGRGVPLMPGAARLLAELAAHDVPTALVSASHRRIIDRIVASLGPSHFRLTVAGDEVERTKPHPDPYLLAAAGLGAEPARCAVVEDTATGVAAAEAAGCRVVVVPSVAPIAPASGRVIVGSLEEVDLAFLSTLITGMH, from the coding sequence ATGACAAGCACGGTCCCCGCGCCCAGTACACGAACGGCCGAAGGCTCCGCCCTCCAGGCGGTCCTCCTCGACATGGACGGGACCCTCGTCGACACCGAGGGCTTCTGGTGGGACGCCGAGGTGGCGGTCTTCGCCGACCTCGGACACCGGCTCGACCCGACCTGGAAGCACATCGTGGTCGGCGGCCCCATGACCCGCAGCGCCGGATACCTCATCGAGGCCACGGGCGCCGACATCACCCTCCCCGAACTCAGCGTGCTGCTCAACGACAAGTTCGAGGAGCGCATCGGCCGCGGCGTGCCGCTGATGCCCGGAGCCGCCCGGCTGCTGGCCGAACTGGCGGCGCACGACGTGCCCACCGCCCTGGTCTCCGCCTCGCACCGGCGCATCATCGACAGAATCGTCGCCTCGCTCGGGCCCTCGCACTTCCGCCTCACCGTCGCCGGGGACGAGGTGGAGCGCACCAAGCCGCACCCCGACCCGTATCTGCTCGCCGCCGCAGGACTCGGAGCCGAACCGGCCCGCTGCGCCGTCGTCGAGGACACGGCGACCGGAGTGGCCGCCGCCGAGGCCGCGGGCTGCCGTGTGGTGGTCGTACCGTCCGTCGCACCCATCGCCCCCGCGTCGGGCCGGGTGATCGTCGGATCGCTCGAAGAAGTCGACCTTGCCTTTCTGTCGACCTTGATCACGGGAATGCACTGA